The nucleotide sequence TCCCTGAACTTAGGGAGAAATATACCTATACGGACGATTTGGTAGTGCCATTGGCTATGCGTTATGTGGGTAAAGAATTGATGGGTAAAAGCGTGTTGGTCAGGTTTTGGGGTGATGCAAACCGGAAATATGGTTCAGGGGATTATATTTATGATTTAGGGATTATCCCGAAAAACAAAATTTCATTAGCCTACAGGATGAGGTGAGTGGTATGAAAGGTGCTATTTACGAGGTTGACTCGGGGCGCTTGGAAATGATAATTACAGCGCCACGGAAAGAAGATATTGATCTACAGTTGACAGGCCGGACAGGTTTCCGTGCTTACTATGGCGATGTTAAAGACGGTCAATATATTGTTGAGGGTAGTCCAGTCCTCCGCCCAGTTATGGGTTTAACGGTTTCTTCCACTGAACTAACGATAGCCAAAGTACTCAGGGTAGATAACATCCCAAAAGGCACAAAAGTCTTCCATCCCGAGGGCGAGGTAGTTGTTGATGACGGGTTTATCGAATGGTATTCAGTAGAGCCTGGCACTTACCTGTTCCGCTTTGAAAATTTCCCTTACATGGAGGAGGAGATAAATGCCGTCGTTAGGTAAGCACGACCCTCTTTCCCAGAGGCAGGCTGATAAAAGCCTGATCAACCAGACCCGTGACCGGCTCGATAATGAGCCGGTTTTGGTTTCCGGGGTTTTGATTCAGTGTAATGATGAATCCCTTCACCGGCTGCGGGAAACCATCGAGTTCTTTGATGACCTGAAACAGGACGACGGCACAGTGAGCTGGAAGCTGGCAGATAACGGCCTGCTGCCCTGTAATCGGGAAGAGCTGCAAACCCTGATGATTGAAACCCGCAAAGCCCGCGCCCTGCGATTCTCCCGGCTTCATGCCAGAGCCAACGAATTTAAGCAACAGATCGACTCAGGCCAGACAGTCACCCTTCGGGATATTGCCGGAAGCTGGTAATATATCCAGTGCTGTACAAATAAACAGCCACTCAAGAATAATTATGACCCCAGAACATCAACACGCACTGCTCAGGCACTGGCTACAGGATGAGCCTCACGCTATTGATCTGGCCTACCAGTTTGTGGCGATCAGCCAGATATGGGATGACCTGATCGACCGGGATAAGCCGGTGGACAACGACGCCATTAACCGCATGATGCGGTATGCGCTGGTCGAAATTCCGAAAAACCCCTTTTACCAGACCCATATCCAGAGCCTGCACCCGGTACTGGAAGACCGTCTTTATACCTGGCTCGATGCTAATGCGCTGGAAGCCAAGGGCAACTGTCGGGACTTGCAGGTGAGCTACATCATACGTTCCGTTATTACTGACCTGATCATTCATTTGGCCTTTCTGGTGGGTGGCTTTGACTGGCGGCAACAGGCCGCTCTTGCCCTGCGTCAGGCGGTGTACCGGGACAACGAATCATTCTTTGACTACTGGAAGGAGCAGCGTCATGTGTATGAGCAGTGACTCACCGGACGTACCGGAAGCGGGTCCCATGGAACGGACAATGGTGGACTTGTCGGAGCGCCAGCTTCAGGACTACGAGCAGATGTATGACCCTCTTGCCCGCAAGATGGTAGACGACAGCAAGGAGCTGGGTACTGCGGCATTCCGTCAGCATACCGGCAATGTGGCAGCGGCAGCCGCACGACAGCAGTCCGGCACCGTGAATGCCAGTGCCGGGTCAGCGCCTTTGTTGAAGCAGGGGCTGGTCGAGCAGGGCATTGGTAAAGATATGGCTGTCGGCGGCGCTGTCTCCCAGGGCGATATGCTCAGCAAGAGTCAGGAAGTGGTGGGCAAGCTGGGTATGGCGCAACTGGGCAGGGGGCAGTCGCAAACCGCCTCACAGACCTTTGGTAATGTGGCAGCAAATGAGTACGCCGAGAATATTGCCGAGGCTAACGCCGACGCCAGTAAGAGCGCTGCCCGGTCTTCAGCTGCCGGAACCGTGGCAGGGATTGGGGCGGGCTACTGGCTGACCAAACCGCAGACCCCTTCTGTCAACATGCAGGGACAGAAGAAACCCCTGTACGACAACCCCGCCTTTATCAAAAACTTTTAACTGCTCTTTAGCAAGGAAGGCTGATTATGTGTATGGAAGTTGAAGCCGCAACGGATCATACCCTGCAAAACCGTCAGGCCGAACAGGCTAAAAAGATCGACAAGAACTATCGGGAAGTGTTTCAGCCTCTGGAACGTGAACTGGTGGGTCTGGCCATGGATGACAAGTTTGTCGGAAAGTCTGCCAGCGACGCTTATCAGGCAGCCGGTAAAGCCTTTGACGCAGGCGAGGGCAGCACCGCAAGAGGGCTTGCAGGCTTTGGTATGAACCTGACCCCTGACCAGCAAAAGGCACTGGACTTTAAACGGGCGATGGGGCGCAACACCGCCACCATGGGCGCAGCCAGTACTGCACGACAGAACGCTGAAACCCTTCAGGGCAATATTAAAAGCAACATGCTTTCTATTGGCCGGGGTGTTCAGGCGCAGGGGCTGAGTGGACTGAATCAGGCAGCGGGTATGGAGTCAGGCCGTAATCAGGCTAGCCATAATGCCGCAGGACAGAAAACTTCCCAGAACTACCAGACCGCCGGAACCATTGCCACGATTGGAGGCTTGGCGATGTTTTCCGAACGGAAGAAGAAAAAGAACATCAAGCCCCGCAGCGATGAGCAGGATATGGCCGACGTGCGTCGTATTGATAACCACGAGTACGACTATAAGGAAGGCATGTCCGGCGGTCGTCGTGAACAGGGGCATATTGGCCCCATGGCCGATGACGCCCCCGCCAGCATTTCCGACGGCAAGACTATTGATATTGGTGATATGCAGAGCCTTGGGCTGGGTGCCATTCGCAATCTGGATAAACGACTGAAGAAGATGGAAGGGAGATCACAGAATGAATCCTAATGCCTTTGCCGATGGCGCAGCCCGTGGTCTGGGTATGTTTATGCAGGTTCAGGGACATAAAGACCGGCAGGAAGAGAAAGCCTATAACCGCAAGATGCAGAAACAGTTGTTTGATATGCGGCTGGAAGACCGGGAGTATCAGCGTGGCCGTGATAAAGTAGCGGATGAACGTCATCAGGAAGGTCTGGACTACCGTAACAAGCGTGATGGCGTTATGGATCAGCGTTATCAGAACACGCTGGATTACCGTGACAAGCGTGATGCTATTGGGGATAGTCGCTGGCAGCAGAACTTTGATGCAAGCAAGGGCATCAGGGCATTGCAGACACAAAACCTGCAAGGACAGATAAACGACCGAAAGCGGAAAAATCATCAGGCCAACATAAAGAGAATTTCCACCGCCTATTCACTGGCATACAAAGAGGGAAACGTTAACGCCATGAATGCCCTGAAGCGGGCATATATCGGCGCATGGAACACTAATCCCGCACGTCGGCAGGAGCTACAGAAAGGTGCTGCTGAAGGTCATACCAAAGTTATGACTGATCTGGATGAACAACCCGGTGGACGACTGTTGCCGGAAATCACCACCTACGACCAAGAGGGTAATGAAGTCAGTGTCAGTGCCTTGAGCCGTGACCGTAGCAGTCGTCCGGATGACCCCTATATGACCGTGGATCGTGATGCTATTTTTGGTGACGTGATGAATGACCCGGATATGGCGGAGTATATGATTCGGGCTGAATCAGCGCTGAATGGGATATCGGACAAAGGCAGCAATCAGTACCGGAACGTTGCCCGCTATAACGAATTTGGCGAGCGTGAAGGGGAGGACGTTTACCTGATTGACAAAGAGCGGGGCGGTCTGGTGCCGATGCCAATCCTTGGTCAGCCTTCAAGACCTGTAAGACAGCCCGCACCAAATGAGCTACCTGAAGGCATGACAGCTCAACATATTGCCTCATTCCTCAGGGCAAACCCCGGAGCTACCCGTAAAGACGCTATTAACGCATGGACGGCCAGATAATGAGCGACAGCAAGTTCACAATTCCTGACGACTGGGGTCAGACAGAAGAGCAGAAACCAGCATTTAATATTCCGGATGAGTGGGGGGAGCCTGAGAAAAAAAGTAACCAGCAAGGTTATGGAGCCGACTTGGTTGATGCGGCACAACAGGGAGCCTATTCCGGAACCGCTGATCTGGTGTCCGGGGTAGAAATGCTGCTGGGTGGTGACGGTGAAAACGCTGTCACTGATTATTTACGTGAAAGGGCTGACCAGCAGTATGAGGAAATGTCGGATTCCGGTCGTGAAGCCATGCAGGGGTTTGGCTTTGAGGCTGATGAGGATAGTGTCACAGGGTATGGCCTGAAAGACAGCAGTTCATTGTCAGGGTTTGGCCTTAACCTTGCTTCTGGCCTTGGTAGCTTTGCCCCGTCAATGGTGCCGGGAGGCGTTGCGGCCAAGGGTATTTCTGCCTTTACCAAAGGCAAGAAAGCTTTTGACGTGGCTAATAAGGTAAGAAAAGCAAAAGCCCTTGGCGACGCTGAAAAGCTCAGGAAATTAAAAAAACTTGAAAGTCGTATCGACAAGGCCAGCAGTGCTACCGGGTTTGGTTTAACGGGTGGCGCAATGATAGGGGGAGGCGGTGCAGAGCAGGCCAGGCAGAATATTTTAAATGCCAGCCCTGAAGAACTGCACACACTCCCAAGATTCCAGTCGCTGGTTCGACAGCTGTCTGATACTTCTGAGCCTTTGACAGAAGCAGAAGTATTCCGTCTTGCCAGAGATGAGTTGGCGAACGAGATAGCAAGGGATGCTTTTAACAAATCCGCAGCCGTCGGTGCTGTTTCAATGGGTGTAGCGGGTCCCATTATGGAGAAGACCATCAGAGGAGGGACCGGTCTTAGTGCGTTTAGAAATACACTGGCAGGTTCGGCAACAGAAGGTCTTCAGGAATTTTCCGAAGGTGTTGGTCAGACAGCTTCTGTGAACCATGCTTTAAATGCAGCAGGAATGGAAAGAGATATTTTTGAGGGAGCCATTGAAGATGGACTGACTGGCGCTGTAGTTGGCGCGGGTGTCGGTGGCGGTGTAGCTTATGGCGGTTCCAAGATTAATCAGTTCCGGTCGTCTTCCAGAACGCCTTCTGAAGCCGCAGAACAGGCACGACAGGAAGTTAGGGAACAGGGTGGCGATGCATTGCAGCAGGCACAGGCTGCCAGTGAGGCGGCAGGCAGCATTCTGAAGCAGCAATCATTCCCGGCAGAACTTGACACAGAATTCAATGTCATTGAAGAGAAGGCAGAGACACCTTCAGGGAGTCTGTCTTTTGATGACTGGGGACAACAGCAAGGCTATAACCAGACAACCGAAAGCGTACAGCATCTTGATAGCAAGAATTGGTTCGGGCAACTGGAGCAAGATCGTAGACAGAAGCCAAGGGGCGTTGTTGAATACTTTCCACCTTATGCGACGAATGCAACCTCACAACCCGACCTGTCAGAAACAGCACCGCAAGCTAAATCCTACACCTATGAGAATGGGGTTAATTACCAGAGCGAATCAGCGAATGGTCTGGGTTTGGCCCCATTCACCGAAAACTACCAGCCTGACAACACGGTTGAATACTCCAAGGCTGATGAACTCAGCCGGGGCATTGAAACCGATATTCAGCAAAGGGCTGAAGCTGAACAACTCGCTGCTGAACAGCAGGCATTGGCACAGCAACAGGCGTTTGATAAGGAAATTGCCGACGTACAGGCTGAGAGCCTGCCGGAAAGAGAGCAGGCATTGCAGCAGGACTACCCGCTTCAGAAAGTCGCCGGTCTGCCGGACAGTCGTCTTGAGTCGCCCCAGTATCGGGAGTACCTGACCGAAGTCGCTGATATAGCCCATCAGGATACAGTCGCCAGTCGTCGTAAGAATCTGGACGACGATGAAACCGTATTGATGGCGATCCGTCGTCATAAGGGTCTGGTACAGGGCAGTGTAGAAGACACCATTGTTGAAAGTCTGAAGTTCAAACTGAAAAGCAAAGAGCTGAAAGGATTGCCCAGCCAGTACCTGAGAAAGAACGGCGGTATGACGCTGGACGATATGGCAACGGCGCTGTATGAAGATGGCTTTAATATTGATGGTCGGGAAATGACCGTTAATGAACTGAGTGAAGCCATTGATAATGAATTGTCCGGTCGTCCAATGTTTGCAGACTTTCAGGGGCGCTCCCTGACCGACGACCGCTACACGCCCAAGACTGTCACCAACCGGATCACTGAGCCTGCTGTTAAGGCTGCTCTGAATGGTGAGCCTCTGTCACCTGTGTATCAGCGGGAAATCACCCGCCTTCTTAACGAAGCGGAGAACGACCCGGTGTTTGAGGCGCCTGCTTTTTTAAACGAGCAGGAAGCCCGGATTGAGCAGGAAAGACAGGCTAATGCCTTGCCGGAAGGGTGGTTTGAGCAGTGGGAGCCCGTAAACTTTGAAGAAGCTGATGCTACTATAGGAGTGGACAGCAAGGACTTTAACGATGCAGACTGGAAATTAATCGCTGAAGCACAAGAACAAATTCTGCTTGAAGAGGCTGCACTTCACGAACAGCAGAACACCATTGAGGAATCTAACCTTGAAAGAACAGCAGGACAACTCTCAGCAAGAACAGAAGCCAACCCTGACACCGAAGCAGGCGAAAGCGTACGCCAGAGCGTTAATGAACTCCAGGAAGAAGCATCAGCAAGCCAAACAGAACCAGAAGTAACCCCTTCTGATTTCTCCCTTGAAACCCAGACCGAAGCATCCCTTCAGCAGCAGGCCGAACAACAGCAGGCGGCTGAAGCGGCAGAGCGTGAAGCCCAAAAGCAGGAACAGCAGAAAGCCGAAGCCGACAGGGAGCGTAATGATTTCGCCCTGACGGGTTCTGATTCTGTGTCTGACCAGGCAACTGCCAGAGGTCAGGCCGACCTGCTTTCTCCATCAAATAACGATCAAATAAAGAAACCCGCAGAAGACAAGGCTTCTGAAGCGGACAGCACTGAAAAAGCAGCCAGTCAGCAAATAGAAGACTTCGGTGAAAAGATCGGCGGAGCCCGAAAGGATGTCTGGTCAAGCTATCGGGAAAGCCTGTCAAACGATGTTGACGTGGAAGCTCAACCCCTGAGCAAAACCTTTCCTGAACCGAATTATGAAAAACTCCATGAAGCCGGTGCCGATATTCAGTCGCTGGCGATTATTGCCGCCCTTCGGGCAGATATTCCCGCCAAGCCCCGTCGTACCTACAAGCTGAAAAGCTGGGCTGAGAACGTGGAAGCGGCAAGACAGATCGCCAGTATGCTGGTTGACAGTCAGGTGTCTTCTGACCGTGTACTGGAAGCGATGAAGCAGGACGGCAACGCCCCGGAAGGTGTGATCAATATCATTCCGGTTCTGGCAAAGCTGGAGCCCGGACAACTGAAAGCAGCGGCAGGGTTCAGGATTCGGTCAGGCTCTTTCTCTATCTTCAATGGCCAGCAACGTAACCCCGGTAAGCCGATCTATTACTTGCAGGACAATAAAGGCAAGCGCAACCATTTTGACCTGTCTTCTGAGAGTCTGACGGAAATTCAGGAGCAGGTACTGGGCTTTATTCGCGGGCAACTGGAAGCAAGCCCCGGCAGGAAAGGACGACAAACCCGCTTTGACGTGTTCCGTACCCGTGGCAGCAAAACCTTCTGGGTCGGTAAAAAGATTGCGTCGGGTAAGTTTGTGACATTGAAAACCGGCTTTGACAGTGCCGGTGAGGCAACGAAGTTCCTGAAGGAGAATCAGGACTGGCTGGAACAGGAGTTGAAGCGCAAGAAGGATGTGCCGGCGCATCGTCGTTCAATCAATCAGGATCGGCAGGGGCTTGATTATCGTGATGGGCAGGATGTTTTACCGGAAACCTTTTCTGAAGCTTTTAGTTTCCGTGGGGTGGAGTTCGGTAATTGGGTTGAACAGGGACGCCGACAGAGTGATTTGAACCGGGCTTATGATGCTTTGCGGGATTTGGCAGATGTGCTGGGCATTCCCACACAGGCTCTATCCCTGAATGGCGATTTGGGGCTGGCTTTCGGAGCCAGGGGCAGAGGTGGCAAAAGACCAGCAGCTGCTCATTATGAGCCTGACAAAATAGCGATCAATCTAACCAAGAACAACGGCCCGGGCTCTCTGGCTCATGAATGGTGGCATGCCCTTGATAACTATTTTTCCCGCAAGCGCGGCCAACCGGGTGAGTTTATCACTAACAACCCGAAAAAAGGCGTATTTAAAAATAACAAGTATCAAAGGGATGACAGTGTTCGCAATGAAGTAGAGGACGCATTTGATGCGGTTGTCAATGCTATTGAAAATACCGGACTGCCTGCCCGATCAAGAGAGCAAGATGCGACACGCAGTAAAGATTACTGGTCAACAGTTATTGAGATGACCGCCAGAAGTTTTGAAAACTACGTCATCCAGAAGCTTGAAGCCAGTGGTTTTCATAATGATTATCTTGCCAATATTGTTTCAGAGCAGGAGTTCGGAGGGACGCCTGATAGCTACCCTTACCTGACCGCCAAAGAAAAAGAGTCTGTTACCAGGGCGTTCGACCAGCTGTTTGCCAGCCTGAAAACCGAAGCTACTGACAAGGGCGTCAAGCTGTACCGTCTGGGCAGTGGCAAGGGCATCAAGTTGAACAATGCCCGTCTGGTCGCCCACCGGATGAAGAAGGAGCTGGGTGTAGGTGTTGAGGCGGTGGCCACGGAAAGCGATCTGCCTGACCATCTGCAAAGTGAGATTCGCAGGGATAGCGTTAGTGGTCGTGTAAAAGGGATTTACGACCCGGTGTCGGGTAATGCCTTTATTATTGCTGACAAGCTGGACGGTGCCAGGGATGCGGTTAAGACCCTGCTACATGAGCTGGTCGGTCATAAAGGTGTACGACTGGCGTTAGGCACTAAGCTGAACCTGAGCATGGCTGGTATTTACCGGGATATGCCGGCGGATGTACGACAGACGATTGAAACGGAGTACGCTAGCCAGCTGGAAGGCTTGTCTACCGGCAAGCGCAAGATGCGGGTAGCAGAAGAGTATGTTGCCCGGATGGCAGAAAGTAACCCGCAACTGCCATTAATGAAGCGGCTGTACAGCAAGTTGAGGCGAGTGCTGCGCAATGTTCTGCCAAGCATTAAATGGACGGATGCCGATCTTGTGGAGCTGGTGCAGGCGGGGAAGAGGGCTTTGCGTAAATCGGGGAACGACCGTGGAGAAAGTCTTTACTCTCTGGAATCGGCTGATGCAGATTCTGCTAATGGCTCAGGCCAGCAGGGTAGCCGGTCGGATTTCATCGTCACCCCTGAAACCTGGCAGGACCTGTTTATCCGCAAGATTCAGGATAAGTTCAGGCCGCTGAAACGCACTCAGGACGCTCTTTCCGTGAATGGTGCCTCGCCTCTGTCGGAAGAGATGGACACCTATCTGGCTGAGGAACTGTCCCACGGCAGGATTGAAGAATCCCTGCGACGGTTTGAGAACCGGCATGTTCGCCCCCTGGCACGAGCCATTGCGGAATCGTCCGTAGAGCGTGAAGAACTCGACCTGTACCTTTATGCCAGACACGCACCGGAGCGTAACGCCCATATCGCCCGCATCAATGACAAGATGCCCGATGGCGGTTCGGGTATGACCAATGCCCAGGCGGCAGATATTCTTGCCCACTTTGATGCAGAGGGTAAAACCCCGGAGCTTCAGTCACTGGCGGACAGGGTGTACCGGATCAATAAACAACGACTGTCCATTCTGAACAGTGCCGGACTGGAGCCCAAAGAGGTACTGAAGAGCTGGAACCGCTACCAGAACTATATTCCCCTGAAGGGCAAGGGCGAGCAGGTAGAGAGCGCAGTCCACCGGCAGAATACCGGACGCGGGTTTGATATTCGCGGCAGGGAATCCATGCGTGCCATGGGGCGGCGCTCAATGGCGGAAAGCCCCCTGCTGCATTCACTGGCAGCCTATGAGGAAACGCTGGTTCGTAAAGAAAAGAACGAAGTGGCAAAAGTTTTCCTGAAGATGGTGCAGGCACACCCGAACAAGGATTACTGGGAAGTGTTCAGTGAAGATCATCTGGATACCAAGCGCCTGTTTGATCCACGCACGGAAAAAGTAGTTGATCGTAAGAACCCGCTGATGAGGCTGGACCGTGACAGTTACTTTGCGGTGAAGGTGAACGGCAAGGAACACTACATCAAGCTGGCTGATAAACAGCTGCTGGCGGCCATGCAGAACCTTGGGCCGGAAAAGCTGGGTGCTGTTACCCAGATGTTGGGCCGGGCGAATCGTTTCCTGGCATCCCTGAACACCAGCATTAACCCGGAGTTTGTTATCTCCAACTTCAGCCGGGATATTCAGACAGCAGTTCTGAATGTCATTGCTGAGCAGGATTTAAGCGACGGTCGTATTAAGGGGCAGCAACTGGCGACAGAGGTCGTTAAGGATATACCCAGCGCCATGCGGGGCATCTGGCGCAACCTTCGGGAAAAAGACGGCGAATCCACTGAGTACCAGAGGTGGTTTAATGACTTCCGGGAGGATGGCGGCAAGATCGGTTTCTTTGGCCTGAACGACTTTGATGTGCAGGCCAGGCGGATCAAGGAATTGATTACGGTGGCTGAAGGGGGCAATAAAGGCCAGGCTCTGGAAATGTGGGGAAACCTGCGTGACCTGGTTGAAGACAGCAACGCTGCCGTGGAAAACGCTGTACGACTGTCGGCTTACGTCAATGCCCGTAAGGCTGGCGTCAGTCGTAAAAAAGCCGCCAGTCTTGCCAAGAACCTGACTGTTAACTTTAACCGTAAGGGAGAGCTGGGTGTTTATATGAACGCCCTGTATATGTTCTTCAATGCGGGTGTTCAGGGTACGGCACAGTTTGTCCGGGTGATGAAGTCCAAACGGGCGCAAACTGTAGCGGCAGGTCTGGCGGGTGCGTCCCTGCTGCTGGCTGAATGGAACCGAATGGTGTCCGGTGAAGACGACGATGGTGAGAACTGGTGGGACAAGGTGCCGGATTATGTGAAGGAGCGTAACCTTGTCATTATGAAGTGGTGGAAAGACGACGGTTCTTATATCTCTGTGCCGCTGCCTTATGGTTATAACGTCTTTCATGTGGCGGGTATATTGACGGATGACCTGATCAGGGGGCAGAAGTCTGTTCCTGAAGCGGCGACTGAAGCCGTTAAGGCGTTGCTGGGAGCCTTTAACCCGATTGGTTTGCAGGATTCTGAAAGTACTGAGAAGGCAGTTATTAAGAGCGTGTCGCCTACGGTGCTATCCCCCGTCGTACAACTAGCCGTCAATGAAAACTTCTACGGTGCGCCGATTTATAAAGAAGGCTTCCCGGGGGCAACCCCAAGGCCGGACAGTGCTTTACCCATGAAGTCTACCAAGACCCTGTTCCGTGACCTTGCTACCTGGCTCAATGAGGCCACTGGTGGCACAGGCTTCCGTAGCGGCTGGGCGGATATCAGCCCGGACAGTATTGAGCATCTGTTTGAGTTTGCCACGGGTGGCGCGGGTGCTTTTGTCGGTCGTACGTTTAATGCGGCATTCGGCGATAAAAAGCTGTCCGAACTGGAAGATCGGGAGATCCCGTTCTGGCGCAAGCTCAATGGTACGGTGTCGGAATACCGGGATGTTCAGACTTTCTATGACCGACTGGACGAGGTGAACCAGTACCGGGATGAGCATAAGTCACTGCCCGCCAGCGAACGGCAGGAGTATCGGGCGGAGTATGACCATTACCTGAGACTGTCCAGCATGGCCCGTCGTACCCGTAAGCGACTGAGAAAGCTTCAGGATCGTATGGACTTTGTAGAAAACAGCGACAGGCCGGAAGCGGAGAAGGAAGCCTTGCTGGAACGGTTACGGGAACGGATGAACCGGGAGGTGGATCGGTTTAATGGGGAGTATGGGGAGTTGGTGGAGTAGGCTTTTGCCTACTCTCAGCTGCCTTTTGCTTGCAGCCAGTCCAGATAGAAGTTAAGAAATCTTGGCTTTGTTCGTTCAGAGATTTGCAGGCCGTGGCAGACTCTGGCAAACAAGTCAGTGTGCAGTGTTTCAAATGGCTGAAAAACGCCTTTCTTAACGCCGTTGACTATCTTGTCAGCAGGGACGATCTGAATCCGGCTGTAATCAACAAAGCTCTTTTTGGAGATAAAAGAATGATCGCCGGGGTAGAGTACGCAACTGTTGTCATAAGGAATACCTTTTTTCACGGAAGACAGACTGACAATCAGAACCAGCTTCTCGTGAGTCACCGGGTCAGTCAAAAGGATGAACAGGTGCTTTAAGTCTTTTCGTCCATCGACTGGGGTAGGTATCAGGAGCGTTGCGCGTTGTACGGGAAAAAACAGCTTCATAAAGAGGCAAATATATCATCCACTGATTGCTTGGAATAAATTTCAGCCTGAAGCTCTTCGGCTTCTTCCGGGGATTTCCCCAGAGCCTGAAATACGTCTTTATAGCGAAGGGGCAAACTACTGCCTTTTGGGTCTTGCCACTCAGGGCATTCATCGTGGGTATAGTCGCTGAGATCATACTTGTGCATGTGACCGAACTTATCCCATACCGCCTGAAGGACTGAGACATCAGCCTTGCTTAACTCGTCGAGATCGGTAAGCGTTATTTTATCTTTCCTGAGATCGACTTCATAACCCGCCCGGTCGCCAATCCAGTCTTTCCAGCCATCGACGCTGGAAGGGGCAGAGTCGTTGATATGGTTTAGCGTACGAGACAGAACCGGTCCGTGATCCAGAGAAACCATCAGGTCGTAGGATATCGGATATCCATACCGTTCCATTGACTCACGATCAGCCAGGTAAAGCAGCTTCATTAACTTCAGCACTGACATTCTTCCCCTGTTCCTGAGCAGGAAGTATGCGGCCATCTGTGCTGCTAACCGATCATTGAACATGAATACGTCACCTGATCCTTTGTGTTTCTGATTTTGGGGCAAATGATTGTAGGAGGTCAACTATATTTGTCAATGCAATTATAGACCGCTATCTGCCGGAGAGGTTCAGAGTTTAGCTATGGAGGGTGAAAAGCCCGGGTTGTTCCGGGCATTTATCCTCTAATTTTTATATAGCAACAGACCAGTGATGATTTTCCGCTTTCAGAATTAGCTGCTCAATAGCGGCAGTCTCTTCATTTTCTGCCAGCAGTCTCAAAAAGAAGCTGACGTTGCTGCTTGTATCAACAGACTCCAGATACAGTGTGCGTAAAACTGCGTCGGATGTTCTGGGGATAACTGTCTGGTCCT is from Endozoicomonas gorgoniicola and encodes:
- a CDS encoding DUF4376 domain-containing protein; the protein is MPSLGKHDPLSQRQADKSLINQTRDRLDNEPVLVSGVLIQCNDESLHRLRETIEFFDDLKQDDGTVSWKLADNGLLPCNREELQTLMIETRKARALRFSRLHARANEFKQQIDSGQTVTLRDIAGSW
- a CDS encoding LPD38 domain-containing protein; amino-acid sequence: MSDSKFTIPDDWGQTEEQKPAFNIPDEWGEPEKKSNQQGYGADLVDAAQQGAYSGTADLVSGVEMLLGGDGENAVTDYLRERADQQYEEMSDSGREAMQGFGFEADEDSVTGYGLKDSSSLSGFGLNLASGLGSFAPSMVPGGVAAKGISAFTKGKKAFDVANKVRKAKALGDAEKLRKLKKLESRIDKASSATGFGLTGGAMIGGGGAEQARQNILNASPEELHTLPRFQSLVRQLSDTSEPLTEAEVFRLARDELANEIARDAFNKSAAVGAVSMGVAGPIMEKTIRGGTGLSAFRNTLAGSATEGLQEFSEGVGQTASVNHALNAAGMERDIFEGAIEDGLTGAVVGAGVGGGVAYGGSKINQFRSSSRTPSEAAEQARQEVREQGGDALQQAQAASEAAGSILKQQSFPAELDTEFNVIEEKAETPSGSLSFDDWGQQQGYNQTTESVQHLDSKNWFGQLEQDRRQKPRGVVEYFPPYATNATSQPDLSETAPQAKSYTYENGVNYQSESANGLGLAPFTENYQPDNTVEYSKADELSRGIETDIQQRAEAEQLAAEQQALAQQQAFDKEIADVQAESLPEREQALQQDYPLQKVAGLPDSRLESPQYREYLTEVADIAHQDTVASRRKNLDDDETVLMAIRRHKGLVQGSVEDTIVESLKFKLKSKELKGLPSQYLRKNGGMTLDDMATALYEDGFNIDGREMTVNELSEAIDNELSGRPMFADFQGRSLTDDRYTPKTVTNRITEPAVKAALNGEPLSPVYQREITRLLNEAENDPVFEAPAFLNEQEARIEQERQANALPEGWFEQWEPVNFEEADATIGVDSKDFNDADWKLIAEAQEQILLEEAALHEQQNTIEESNLERTAGQLSARTEANPDTEAGESVRQSVNELQEEASASQTEPEVTPSDFSLETQTEASLQQQAEQQQAAEAAEREAQKQEQQKAEADRERNDFALTGSDSVSDQATARGQADLLSPSNNDQIKKPAEDKASEADSTEKAASQQIEDFGEKIGGARKDVWSSYRESLSNDVDVEAQPLSKTFPEPNYEKLHEAGADIQSLAIIAALRADIPAKPRRTYKLKSWAENVEAARQIASMLVDSQVSSDRVLEAMKQDGNAPEGVINIIPVLAKLEPGQLKAAAGFRIRSGSFSIFNGQQRNPGKPIYYLQDNKGKRNHFDLSSESLTEIQEQVLGFIRGQLEASPGRKGRQTRFDVFRTRGSKTFWVGKKIASGKFVTLKTGFDSAGEATKFLKENQDWLEQELKRKKDVPAHRRSINQDRQGLDYRDGQDVLPETFSEAFSFRGVEFGNWVEQGRRQSDLNRAYDALRDLADVLGIPTQALSLNGDLGLAFGARGRGGKRPAAAHYEPDKIAINLTKNNGPGSLAHEWWHALDNYFSRKRGQPGEFITNNPKKGVFKNNKYQRDDSVRNEVEDAFDAVVNAIENTGLPARSREQDATRSKDYWSTVIEMTARSFENYVIQKLEASGFHNDYLANIVSEQEFGGTPDSYPYLTAKEKESVTRAFDQLFASLKTEATDKGVKLYRLGSGKGIKLNNARLVAHRMKKELGVGVEAVATESDLPDHLQSEIRRDSVSGRVKGIYDPVSGNAFIIADKLDGARDAVKTLLHELVGHKGVRLALGTKLNLSMAGIYRDMPADVRQTIETEYASQLEGLSTGKRKMRVAEEYVARMAESNPQLPLMKRLYSKLRRVLRNVLPSIKWTDADLVELVQAGKRALRKSGNDRGESLYSLESADADSANGSGQQGSRSDFIVTPETWQDLFIRKIQDKFRPLKRTQDALSVNGASPLSEEMDTYLAEELSHGRIEESLRRFENRHVRPLARAIAESSVEREELDLYLYARHAPERNAHIARINDKMPDGGSGMTNAQAADILAHFDAEGKTPELQSLADRVYRINKQRLSILNSAGLEPKEVLKSWNRYQNYIPLKGKGEQVESAVHRQNTGRGFDIRGRESMRAMGRRSMAESPLLHSLAAYEETLVRKEKNEVAKVFLKMVQAHPNKDYWEVFSEDHLDTKRLFDPRTEKVVDRKNPLMRLDRDSYFAVKVNGKEHYIKLADKQLLAAMQNLGPEKLGAVTQMLGRANRFLASLNTSINPEFVISNFSRDIQTAVLNVIAEQDLSDGRIKGQQLATEVVKDIPSAMRGIWRNLREKDGESTEYQRWFNDFREDGGKIGFFGLNDFDVQARRIKELITVAEGGNKGQALEMWGNLRDLVEDSNAAVENAVRLSAYVNARKAGVSRKKAASLAKNLTVNFNRKGELGVYMNALYMFFNAGVQGTAQFVRVMKSKRAQTVAAGLAGASLLLAEWNRMVSGEDDDGENWWDKVPDYVKERNLVIMKWWKDDGSYISVPLPYGYNVFHVAGILTDDLIRGQKSVPEAATEAVKALLGAFNPIGLQDSESTEKAVIKSVSPTVLSPVVQLAVNENFYGAPIYKEGFPGATPRPDSALPMKSTKTLFRDLATWLNEATGGTGFRSGWADISPDSIEHLFEFATGGAGAFVGRTFNAAFGDKKLSELEDREIPFWRKLNGTVSEYRDVQTFYDRLDEVNQYRDEHKSLPASERQEYRAEYDHYLRLSSMARRTRKRLRKLQDRMDFVENSDRPEAEKEALLERLRERMNREVDRFNGEYGELVE